The sequence AGCCAAATGCAGATAAAGgatgtttgggtttttttcggCTGAAGAGCTGAAGCTTTTGTAGCTGTTCTCCTCCAACACGTACTCAGTACTGATGCTCTTCCACATCATATTAGAGGTGGGACTTCCGGATCATCCATCCAGTCCTGAGAGATGGGTGGTGCATCAGCTGAGCAGGGGCGTGGTCCAGGTGCAGAACTGTGTTGTGTTGAGACGATGTTGTACAGATCCGTCAGGCTTCTCTTACTGGGGTCAACTTCCAAATATTCCCGCACATtactgaaaaagagagagagggtggaagTTACTTATCTTGTGAACTTTGTTGTTCATTAAGCATCATCACTAGCATGACATACCCTTGGACGAACATTGAAAGTGCTGCTGACccaacagtaaataaaatagaaataaaaactaGATCAAATTACTTTAGTTTTCTCAAGATTGTTTGCTCAGTTGTTTGAGTGAAGTAGCTTTgcgtctccatttgaaaataatgtaaatgtgcatgcaGAAAGAAGCAGCATCTGAATTGGCTCTAAAACTTTCATTGTCGTATATTGGTAGATTATGAATTGTACTATAATTGATTTTGATGTGGGTGTAAGGCCTCTGAGCCCTGCATCATTTATATCATAGCCTCATATTATAGTGATCTTTTTATAATTAACAATGTTATTAATGAAAGGTAGCCTATGAATGACACAATTAGGGGAAAGTCATGAAACATCCCTGTTGGGAAGCTGCTTATATTTAGCTCTGACAAAGCCAATGTGTTTATGATGCATACATTTGCTCTGAAGGCATATgctaaaaaagaataaatgtaaatgtaagagtcaCTGGCCTGCTAATCAGGGTCATCTTCAAAGCTCATTTAGGAACAGGGTTGGGCAGGGGACAAATGTGTTTAATCTGTTGCTTAAGGTGTTTGGGGTATAATATAATGCAGGGCTGTGAAAAATCAGGGGGATTTACACCCTGGCATGTTCAATGGAGAACTTTCAAATGCATACAGGGCCCTTCAAGCTGTCATGGTCATTAAAGcagccattttcattttcactccACAGTGAATCTTTATAGGAGTTTTATATATAgctatgtgctgtgtgtgtgtgtgtgtgtgtgttatacctAAACTCAGATGTCATCCATACTAAAACTACAAACCAGAATGTAGAAACCCAAAATTCCAACACATGGACAATTATTGGATTacctatttttttcttcatcttgcTGTTTCATTGTGGAGAAAGGGGGCTTCCACTGAGACATCTTCTTGGGTTCCTCACCATGAACCTGAAGAAAAGCACACATTACAGTGTCACATGGTTTAATTCAGGGAACCGACAACTCCAACACAAATGGCTTTAAATTATAAATCTTGCTGGTGGAGCTACAACTGACCAGATATTCAGAACAGAAAGTCTGTAAACTGTCCAAATGTGTATGTTAAATTGTGAATACTGTACACTATGAGAGTAGAATTTTTAAGGATGGGGGTCATGGTGCAGACCAATTGTCTCctctaattgtgtgtgtgcatattcatGTGTATATTACCAGTGGCATGTTAATGAGAAGGTGCCCAGTGGTTTGTGATCgctgagctgtgctgctgtctggcTTCACCTCTGATGGCAGAACCAGCTGAAATACCtgtagaaaagtaaaaaaacatttaaaaaaatattagagtACATCAGGCTAAATGTCCTGTCCAGGTGAAATTAAACGCTGGCCCCCTGAGTCagagaggaaagaggaaaaggaggaaagaTGAAAACTGAGGATAcaggcgtaaaaaaaaaagtttggaagAATATGGACTGTCTTAAACCCCGCAATGttcatttaatacaaataacTGCAGggaattaaacacatttctattggacatttctggaattgttttaacagaagaagaaaatgaaactCTACCTTTCCTTTAACTGTAACTCTCACATATGTGGGCTGGACATCCACATCCATTAGCGATGTGTCCATGTACCTGCAGGAAAACAAGGCATTGTTCAGCAGGTCCACAACTCACCATATTCTGTGCAGACAGTATATGTCATTGTAAGTCATTCTAATGTTATACTACATATTGAAGTCTTATATGAAACAAAGACCATGGCTCCATTTATGCCAGCAGGCTTTGGTGAAACTAATGCAGATATGAGTGGTTAAGCAATGGGAATTTTCATGTTTtcgtgtgtgggtatgtgtgttaACCTGTAAACGTGCAGGTCCAGTTGAATGCTGCTGTTATTTTCGTCTTCGGTCAGCACAAAATCCATCCTGAAAAGTCACAAAATATGTTATATGCTGGAGgatatcactgtgtgtgtgtgtgtgtgtgtgtgtgtgtgtgtgtgtgtatgcctgaGGAGATGGTTTTGTCtttatgtttatttgaatgCAGGATCATACCTGGCCTCGTTGACATTCAGCACCTTTCCATCTGCAGTGATCAGGgtttttggctttttaaatgttttattctgttccctgaaatcacacacataatttttaaaatatttgtataatgTTAATACACAACTATTCATATTCATCTTAAtaactttaaaaacaaaacatacaatAATGAAAAACCATACTCATGTAGATGTATATAGACATGAGAGTGTGGTATAATGTCCAATTGAGTAGATATAATATAGTCCACTATAtgttttgtcactttttcaaaacAATGCATGCCTATCCCATATTTATTTGAATCACAATTCTATTATCACCCACTCAATGTCCATAACCACTTATTCCTATTCATTGGGTGGATGACAGGTATTCACCCAGGGCAGATTGTATTTTAATCTGAAATGGATTACATTATGCTATTATAtgactaaaaataataaatacgaGCTCATGCATGTTGTGTATGATAAgattatgtaaatgttttatcaaGTCTCTTTTAACACAGCTTATTACATGTCCGAACAGGTTAACTGACCCTCCATTCCTCTTTTTGTCACTTCTCCCCTTTTCCAAATGTCGGTGAGCTTCCAGTCTTGACTCAGGAGTAAAGGAGCATGGTTTTTCCCAGAATTCTTTCTCTTGCTCTAGATCTGCTTCCTGATGATCCTTACTgacaacaaaccaacaaaatatacacatatataacacataTTCATCATGATCAAAAATGGCCTAAATTTGGGAGCTGTAACCATGTTAGATTAATTATGTAATTGTCATTCAAAACAGTCATGTACCATAATTGAACTTACCCAGAGTTATCATCACTTTGCCTCTCGTTGTCCTCAAGTGATATTTTGGTTTCCATCTTTTGTCTCTCCCGCTTTTGCAGCTGCTCCTCCTCTTGCTCCAGAATTCGCTTCCTCAGTTCCTCTAAACCTTGCCCGGCCCGGATATGCTCCAGCCGCCCTATCGCAGTCCCGTCCAAAAACTGCAAAACATTCAAGCAAGCAACATAAATTACACATTGGTTAcatgtttacatattttatatctTAAACAGTGATTCACAAACAGTTGTTACGTGCACTTGAACTCTACCTTGCACGCTACATGCACTGCATTAAACAAGCAatgctgtgtgcactgtataCAGCATAATGTGTACCAGAAACTGTGCTACTAAGATTACCTGTAGTTGTGGCAGAGTAGCTACAACATACTGTCTGTAACCCTCATACTGGCTACATGGATTCCCCACAAGGAAGAGCTCTTTTAAGTGCTGGTTCTCTTTAAGAGACTCCACACTGCTCAGCTGGGCAACAAAATTCACAGTGAGGTCTAACTTCTGCAGGCTCTCACAGCctaaagaaatgaacaaaaaaggaaaaggtcGTTTATCATATTCAGTACATATGCGTCAGTGGACTAAAATGCTTAAGTTGAAAGAGGAAAGGATAAGTCTACGTCTATAAGTTTTCTAAGCCAAAATAGTGTAGTTAATAGTTAATAGTTTCACTTTAAACCGGCAAAAAGATGTTTGCTCAGACTAAAAACTATTTATATTTCAAAACAGAAATAAGCATCGAGTGATctgtatttgtattaatttttttttcaaagacaGAACACGTAGTGCAAATCTTGAGATGTGCATACAAATCATTTTGGCACTTACCTAGCACTTCACCAATATCCACCAATCAGAATAATTCTTTTTCTAGCCAATCACAAAGCTGCAGGTACCCTATGATGAGTGAGCAATTTGTTTCTGCTATCGCCAAAATGATTTGTATGTATGAAttcataaagtgaaaaaaattataaaaaagtgaaaactttCAAGTATATATGGCACTATTCTGGCTCCATATAATTCTGCCTAACCCTTTTCTGGCCTACATAGGATGTGTTGAAAGATGTTACTCAAATAACAGTGTTtgattgaataaataaatggatgaatgagcatggatagatggatgggtggatgaatgaatacCTTCTAGATTTTCAATAACTTCAATGTTATTGAGAGCCAGGTTTAGGTATTCCAGCTTCTTCAGTCTATTCACGTTTTCTGTGGGTAAAGTAGAGTTAAAACATGGAGCGCATATTTGGAAATGCTCTTAATACTGAATACTATACTAATGCTCTTAATACTCAAGCCGAGATGTTACCTATTCTGGAAATGAGGTTATTTTGTAGGTAGAGGGTTTTAAGGTGTCGACACCACTtgtccaggttctccagtttctcaATGTTCTGCTGGTGTAGGGACAGCTCCTCCAGGGAGAAAATCTCGCTGTTGTTGTGCTCTGCCCGTCGGCGCACCATGTCTTCGCTAACTAGGAAATATCATgtattttcatgttatttttttgtattattatacataatatacataataaactaaaatgtattattataaattcaGCCAGGTTAAGTAAGATTATGTTTTATACGGGATATTCGACGCAGAGTACTTACTTCTCACCATGTTCTTTAGGTTTGTGTTACCACGGTAACGAGATGGCGGGCAAAATGCAGTCGACGTGCGCGCCCCTGTTAGAGTTATCTCGCGAGAGTTGCACATCTCGTAGGTAGCAATTTGAGACaatttgaattaatttattcaacGGATATGGAAGGCCATGTGCACCGTTATTCGTTTGCATTAACACGTGGTTTTAAGATATAAACACGCCGCTTTGAATGGCGTTTCTAAGTCTTCACAAAGCTCCCGCGTGACGTCATCGACGTCTGCCGCGCGCGTGGCTCGGCTTCGCCCTGTGACGTCAGCACGCCGTAAAGAAGCCAGGTGCTCTTTGCGGCCAGGAGGTCGTTCtgtgaggggtgggggggttgccATCAGCTTTCTCCTCTGATGGGAATATTGTGAGCGGAGTGCTGAGGTAGGAGCTGTTTTTACCACCAGGGTCCTTTCTCTCGCGCGAGTTTTCCCACACACGCCCTCCTCCCGCATCACAGGACATCCTTTACCGAGACCACcgggtgtgtctgtgtctcctcttttttttacgCCCAACTTCATGCCTGTAATCTGTACTACTATAGTATGCAATGATAAATTCGCGTCCAGTTAGGCATCTAACACATGTTCCCAGACCGACCGGTTTGATGCTGAGTTGGGTCTGATTAGACGAAAGACTGGGTGTCAGTGATGGGCGATCGGCTTAGATTACAAATTAAACTTTATATTTGAAGCATGTGTGGGTGATGCTTTTTTCCAAGTAACATCTGTGTCACGTTATATCCAAGAAGAATGTTATTACACACAATGCTATGGTCTGCATATAAGAGAATTCAAAGAG comes from Denticeps clupeoides chromosome 11, fDenClu1.1, whole genome shotgun sequence and encodes:
- the LOC114799671 gene encoding uncharacterized protein LOC114799671; the encoded protein is MVTEYLIRDGRHKPNPGVLRGGTGKPLSVSKDMVRRRAEHNNSEIFSLEELSLHQQNIEKLENLDKWCRHLKTLYLQNNLISRIENVNRLKKLEYLNLALNNIEVIENLEGCESLQKLDLTVNFVAQLSSVESLKENQHLKELFLVGNPCSQYEGYRQYVVATLPQLQFLDGTAIGRLEHIRAGQGLEELRKRILEQEEEQLQKRERQKMETKISLEDNERQSDDNSGLGGPGGSGSSSSGTGTSALSAAPGGYNTAGLSPNLSPGPASAGRKMPPRTPRFTNDPYPLFITWKIGRDKRLRGCIGTFSAMNLHSGLREYTLTSALKDSRFPPMTRDELPRLLCSVSLLTNFEDVGDYLDWEIGAHGIRIEFFNEKGSKRTATYLPEVAKEKGWDHIQTMDSLLRKGGYKAPITNDFRNTIKLTRYRRARTSTAFCPPSRYRGNTNLKNMVRISEDMVRRRAEHNNSEIFSLEELSLHQQNIEKLENLDKWCRHLKTLYLQNNLISRIENVNRLKKLEYLNLALNNIEVIENLEGCESLQKLDLTVNFVAQLSSVESLKENQHLKELFLVGNPCSQYEGYRQYVVATLPQLQFLDGTAIGRLEHIRAGQGLEELRKRILEQEEEQLQKRERQKMETKISLEDNERQSDDNSGKDHQEADLEQEKEFWEKPCSFTPESRLEAHRHLEKGRSDKKRNGGEQNKTFKKPKTLITADGKVLNVNEARMDFVLTEDENNSSIQLDLHVYRYMDTSLMDVDVQPTYVRVTVKGKVFQLVLPSEVKPDSSTAQRSQTTGHLLINMPLVHGEEPKKMSQWKPPFSTMKQQDEEKNSNVREYLEVDPSKRSLTDLYNIVSTQHSSAPGPRPCSADAPPISQDWMDDPEVPPLI